One genomic region from Bactrocera tryoni isolate S06 chromosome 3, CSIRO_BtryS06_freeze2, whole genome shotgun sequence encodes:
- the LOC120770248 gene encoding uncharacterized protein LOC120770248, protein MKVLVQVCVLLALVAVAYSASSTWGVHNVTDSVIINKRVTYPAIRNVVQTFYFDIPESYQSNNKVISAIYLQDQFQNSSGPTNTLVYGGPGWTYASIQMRTQTGLGLNVTYVVYGK, encoded by the exons ATGAAAGTTCTTGTGCAAGTTTGCGTGCTCTTGGCTTTGGTCGCAGTCGCTTATTCCGCGAGCTCAACCTGGGGTGTACACAATGTTACCGATAGCGTAATTATCAACAAACGAGTAACCTATCCAGCTATACGTAATGTTGTGCAGACTTTCTACTTCGATATTCCAGAGTCG tatcagagcaacaacaaagtaatTAGCGCCATTTACTTGCAAGACCAATTCCAGAACAGTTCCGGTCCCACTAATACTTTGGTGTATGGTGGACCCGGTTGGACTTACGCTTCTATACAAATGAGAACTCAAACCGGTCTTGGTTTAAATGTGACATATGTTGTTTATGgcaaataa
- the LOC120770241 gene encoding probable salivary secreted peptide, producing MHKILLLLCILMDLNENVFVEPATIPESHNEVWGARSSRDVLIKREIVKETFKPLRVVSSDYEFRQKADGIVHPRTITQIVVTDIYTDGDGGYASLKSGGPGMDFAVIHLRSQRGHGYHFTIDFYGQ from the exons atgcataaaattttgcttttgctttgcaTTTTGATGGATTTGAACGAGAATGTGTTCGTGGAGCCGGCAACAATACCGGAGAGTCATAATGAAGTTTGGGGTGCACGTAGCTCACGTGACGTACTCATTAAGCGTGAAATAGTGAAAGAGACGTTCAAGCCGTTGCGCGTGGTGTCGAGTGACTATGAATTCAGACAAAAG gcTGATGGCATTGTCCATCCCCGCACGATTACCCAAATTGTGGTCACAGATATCTATACTGATGGCGATGGTGGCTATGCATCATTGAAAAGCGGCGGACCAGGAATGGATTTTGCAGTTATACACCTAAGGAGCCAGCGTGGTCATGGTTATCACTTTACTATTGATTTCTATGGACAGTGa